A stretch of the Pseudalkalibacillus hwajinpoensis genome encodes the following:
- a CDS encoding GAF domain-containing sensor histidine kinase: MDDQRYERELLTLKTIAETLNRSTDLKTMLQSVLEELLNVTGLKTGWIFLSNYKKQFTCTADARLPEALALKEKEPMCKGTCWCLNKFWDGRLNEAVNIIECKRIEDAIHHKTGDTEGLTHHATVPLTAAGESFGILNVGSPGKEKFTEEELTLLESVAFQIGTAIKRVRLYQDEQKRAENYSKLESLTRELWKCQHTEEIINGIVRQTAQSFNWPIVGYFHNSGHQHVLHSLYDQNKLNVLNMPYSDDTLKEVIEAVDKEIPVTPHTFHLPIDAEITEIHARAVTIRNDQIGILFALSHKDVRLSKMDEEILQAVADHTALAIEQSRVNEKRQELILSEERNRLARDLHDSVSQKLFSLSMTARGAQSIQDNPLVLNEALVDIQQLSQQAMQEMKTLIWQLRPVGIEAGVMTSLKTYALGLGLQAVCDVSGLKLLPRPIEEALFRIGQEALNNIHKHAAVKEVSLQLAFSETDASLTIVDHGVGFDQTTVGDCTLGLRGMKERAAILGGHLSITSTRNFGTTVQVILPI; the protein is encoded by the coding sequence GTGGATGATCAACGATACGAGCGTGAATTACTCACCTTGAAAACCATTGCCGAAACATTAAATCGTTCAACTGACCTGAAGACGATGCTTCAATCTGTTCTTGAAGAGCTTTTGAACGTCACCGGACTCAAAACAGGATGGATTTTCTTATCAAACTATAAGAAGCAGTTTACTTGTACAGCCGATGCAAGACTTCCTGAAGCTCTTGCATTGAAAGAAAAGGAACCAATGTGTAAAGGAACTTGCTGGTGCTTAAATAAATTTTGGGATGGACGACTGAACGAGGCAGTTAACATCATTGAATGTAAACGAATTGAAGATGCCATCCATCACAAAACCGGTGATACAGAAGGATTAACTCATCATGCGACCGTTCCATTAACAGCCGCCGGGGAATCATTTGGTATTTTAAATGTTGGTTCACCTGGTAAAGAAAAGTTTACTGAGGAAGAACTTACTCTACTTGAATCGGTTGCTTTTCAAATTGGAACAGCTATTAAACGAGTACGATTATATCAAGATGAGCAAAAACGTGCAGAAAACTATTCGAAACTTGAATCACTTACAAGAGAATTATGGAAGTGCCAACATACTGAGGAGATCATTAACGGGATTGTACGGCAAACCGCTCAATCTTTTAACTGGCCTATCGTCGGTTATTTCCATAATAGCGGTCATCAGCATGTTCTCCACTCTTTGTACGATCAAAACAAATTAAACGTACTGAACATGCCTTATTCTGATGATACACTAAAAGAAGTTATAGAAGCAGTGGATAAAGAAATTCCAGTTACACCTCACACGTTTCATCTTCCAATTGATGCGGAAATCACTGAAATTCATGCCCGAGCGGTTACGATTCGAAATGATCAAATAGGTATTCTATTTGCTCTTAGTCACAAGGATGTAAGGCTCTCAAAAATGGATGAAGAAATTTTACAAGCTGTTGCTGATCACACGGCTCTTGCGATTGAGCAATCACGAGTAAATGAAAAGAGACAGGAGCTAATCCTCTCTGAAGAACGAAACAGACTTGCAAGAGACTTGCATGATTCCGTTAGCCAAAAACTGTTCTCATTATCAATGACAGCACGTGGTGCACAGAGTATTCAAGACAACCCTCTAGTTCTTAATGAGGCATTAGTCGATATTCAACAGCTATCTCAGCAAGCAATGCAAGAAATGAAAACATTAATCTGGCAGCTTCGACCTGTGGGAATTGAAGCCGGTGTGATGACGTCCCTTAAAACTTATGCACTAGGACTAGGTCTGCAAGCCGTTTGTGATGTTTCAGGTCTTAAACTCCTCCCTAGACCAATAGAAGAGGCGCTTTTCCGGATTGGTCAAGAAGCGCTCAACAATATACATAAGCATGCTGCTGTAAAAGAAGTATCACTCCAGCTGGCATTTTCTGAAACCGATGCTAGCTTAACAATTGTGGATCACGGTGTTGGCTTTGATCAAACGACTGTTGGGGATTGCACACTTGGTCTTAGAGGAATGAAGGAACGTGCGGCAATACTCGGTGGCCATTTATCCATCACAAGTACAAGAAACTTTGGGACAACAGTACAAGTTATACTGCCGATATGA
- a CDS encoding response regulator — translation MKIKLLLADDHLMVRKGLRLFLQTQEDIEIVGEAKNGVEAVKLAYELSPDVILMDLVMPEMDGIEATKQLKKNAPHIKIIILTSFSDQDHVLPAISAGAEGYQLKDIDPDELVYTIRAAFSGKRQLHPLATNQLMSHMTKKDQVDDERRITNLTPREKEVLREITLGKSNKEVAAALYITEKTVKTHVSSILSKLNFHDRTQAALFATKQNWFEN, via the coding sequence ATGAAAATTAAATTACTTCTTGCTGATGACCATCTTATGGTTCGAAAAGGACTTCGCTTATTCTTACAAACACAGGAGGATATTGAAATTGTTGGGGAAGCAAAAAATGGAGTTGAAGCCGTGAAGCTTGCTTATGAGCTCAGTCCTGACGTTATTTTAATGGATCTAGTTATGCCTGAAATGGATGGAATTGAAGCAACTAAGCAATTGAAAAAAAACGCCCCACACATCAAAATTATTATCTTAACAAGTTTTTCAGATCAGGATCATGTTCTTCCAGCCATTAGCGCTGGTGCTGAAGGGTATCAATTAAAAGATATTGACCCTGATGAGTTAGTTTATACAATACGCGCAGCATTTAGCGGTAAACGCCAACTTCATCCACTCGCTACAAATCAGCTGATGTCTCATATGACTAAGAAAGATCAAGTCGATGATGAACGCAGAATCACAAACCTTACACCAAGGGAGAAAGAGGTATTAAGAGAAATCACTCTTGGGAAGAGCAACAAAGAGGTTGCTGCCGCTTTATATATTACTGAAAAAACAGTAAAAACTCATGTAAGTAGTATTCTTTCCAAATTAAATTTCCACGATCGGACACAGGCTGCTCTCTTCGCGACAAAGCAGAACTGGTTTGAAAATTAA
- a CDS encoding NADPH-dependent FMN reductase — protein MKVMVMNGSPRDKSMTRNLTNTVTDQLDEKGIEVLTFDAGFHDLPLFKGRKEDLDHPEVQRLINHATKADAFVICSPEYHNGMSGALKNALDFLGGSHFKHKPTVLASVGGGGKGGINALNNMRTVMRGLYALVLPDQFCADPTCFDEKGYMVETKAKERLTIVIDELVSLSQTIENKIEVQ, from the coding sequence ATGAAAGTAATGGTGATGAACGGTAGTCCAAGAGACAAATCTATGACGAGGAATTTAACAAATACAGTTACCGATCAATTAGATGAAAAGGGAATTGAAGTGCTCACATTCGACGCAGGATTCCATGACCTCCCTTTGTTTAAAGGGAGAAAAGAAGATCTTGATCATCCAGAGGTGCAGCGCCTCATAAACCATGCAACAAAAGCTGATGCATTTGTTATTTGCTCTCCTGAATACCACAATGGCATGAGCGGAGCTTTAAAAAACGCACTCGATTTTTTAGGTGGTTCTCATTTCAAACATAAGCCAACTGTTCTTGCTTCTGTTGGCGGTGGTGGAAAAGGCGGTATTAACGCATTGAACAATATGAGAACAGTTATGAGAGGGTTATATGCTCTCGTCCTCCCTGATCAATTCTGCGCAGATCCCACATGCTTTGATGAGAAAGGTTACATGGTGGAAACAAAAGCGAAAGAACGTCTGACAATCGTTATAGATGAACTAGTTTCCCTATCCCAAACTATAGAAAATAAAATAGAAGTACAGTAA
- a CDS encoding Ger(x)C family spore germination protein, with the protein MRLILVFVICSVLLTGCVESSILDDIQMVTIIGYDLPEDDNEESFIKGIAVAPQYQANGRVDNSIFIQTAELSKEIRSQYNSESSKSFVSGKLEVALFSREMAESEGIIELVDTLQRDPSIGSRVFLGISNSDMETLLSTNYGNVDTGTFIHDTLSHNTKHGMLPQTSLHNFLYHYYSEGNDPILPLVEQDGDKVKIIGLALFNGDKMVTTIDSQSLFTFKILYEKFSSNDSFTVKLNDEEHAAIYNIASKRNLNLKKVRSNKVQAHGEVLGVIKEYSGKQLTPQKLKEIEKTMEKEIENRGNEMIQEFQRLKIDPLGLGNAIRSVTRGDFSHEDWMDRYPDMDIEFHMDVKVTESGVIE; encoded by the coding sequence ATGAGACTGATCCTGGTATTCGTAATATGTAGTGTCCTACTTACAGGGTGTGTGGAAAGCAGTATTCTAGATGATATTCAAATGGTGACGATTATCGGTTATGATCTCCCTGAAGATGACAATGAAGAAAGTTTTATTAAAGGAATTGCAGTAGCTCCCCAATACCAAGCTAATGGTAGGGTTGATAATAGCATCTTTATTCAAACAGCTGAACTTAGTAAAGAAATTCGCAGTCAATATAATTCCGAGTCATCAAAATCATTTGTAAGTGGAAAACTGGAGGTTGCTCTCTTTAGCAGGGAAATGGCAGAATCAGAAGGTATTATTGAATTGGTTGATACGCTCCAAAGAGATCCGTCAATTGGTTCAAGAGTGTTCTTGGGCATTTCTAACAGTGACATGGAAACATTATTAAGTACCAATTATGGGAACGTGGATACTGGTACATTTATCCATGATACTTTAAGTCATAATACTAAGCACGGCATGCTGCCACAAACGAGTTTGCATAACTTTCTGTACCATTACTACTCAGAAGGAAATGATCCGATCCTTCCGTTGGTTGAACAAGATGGAGATAAGGTGAAGATTATTGGGCTTGCATTATTCAATGGAGATAAAATGGTTACTACCATTGACTCACAAAGTTTGTTTACATTCAAAATTCTGTATGAGAAATTTTCTAGTAACGATTCATTTACTGTGAAACTGAATGATGAAGAGCATGCTGCTATTTATAATATTGCTTCTAAAAGAAACCTTAACTTAAAAAAGGTTAGAAGCAATAAGGTTCAAGCTCATGGTGAGGTTTTAGGAGTAATCAAGGAGTACTCAGGAAAGCAGCTAACCCCTCAGAAGCTTAAAGAAATTGAGAAAACGATGGAGAAGGAAATTGAGAACAGAGGAAATGAGATGATTCAAGAATTCCAACGGCTAAAGATCGATCCTCTTGGACTTGGGAATGCGATTCGTAGTGTGACTCGAGGTGATTTCAGTCATGAGGATTGGATGGACCGTTATCCTGATATGGATATCGAATTTCATATGGATGTGAAAGTAACAGAGTCGGGAGTCATAGAATAG
- a CDS encoding GerAB/ArcD/ProY family transporter, with protein sequence MAGPEVKDEYKVSPFLVFYLVHSVQVGVGVMGFQRISAKYAGNDAWISVLVAGLSLNVIIYLIYKIMLKEKGDLISLHQNLFGKWIGGLFSWIAIVYFIAMSVTILRTYIEVVQVWMFPDLNKWIFGSVFLLLVYYCLSGGFRVVAGIAFFGVVLPFYLILTMIFPMFYGHFRDLLPIFNHSIIEMYEGVKGASLSYLGFTTLFMYLPFVNDPEKSHRWAQAGNLFTVFIYTTVMITTIAFFSTEQLQKTIWATLTTWKIAEMPFVQRFEYIGITSWALVILPNLCITIWAGGRAIRRLSNISQRNVTIPLLFVILLASSAFARRESIDLLNQYTSQMGFYFVYLYVPFLFVVQYIKSKVGRSE encoded by the coding sequence ATGGCTGGACCAGAAGTGAAAGATGAGTATAAAGTATCTCCATTTCTAGTGTTTTACCTTGTTCATTCCGTTCAAGTAGGGGTAGGAGTCATGGGGTTTCAAAGAATCAGCGCAAAATACGCAGGAAATGATGCTTGGATCTCGGTACTAGTTGCTGGCCTTAGTCTTAATGTGATTATTTATTTGATATATAAAATCATGCTAAAGGAAAAAGGGGACCTCATTTCGTTACATCAAAATCTTTTTGGAAAATGGATAGGAGGATTATTTAGCTGGATTGCTATTGTTTATTTCATTGCGATGAGCGTGACTATTCTACGTACATATATCGAAGTGGTTCAAGTATGGATGTTTCCAGACTTAAATAAATGGATCTTCGGTTCTGTGTTTCTACTTTTAGTCTATTACTGTTTATCTGGTGGGTTTAGGGTAGTTGCCGGTATAGCTTTCTTTGGTGTCGTATTGCCATTTTATCTTATTTTAACGATGATCTTTCCGATGTTTTATGGACATTTCCGAGACCTTCTGCCGATATTCAACCACTCTATAATTGAAATGTATGAGGGAGTTAAGGGGGCTTCCTTATCTTATTTAGGTTTTACAACGCTTTTTATGTACCTCCCATTTGTGAATGACCCCGAAAAATCTCATCGATGGGCGCAGGCAGGGAACTTATTTACGGTTTTTATTTATACAACAGTCATGATTACAACGATCGCCTTCTTTAGTACCGAACAGTTACAAAAGACCATTTGGGCGACGCTAACAACATGGAAAATTGCAGAAATGCCTTTTGTTCAGCGTTTTGAGTACATTGGTATTACCTCGTGGGCACTTGTGATTCTTCCAAATCTCTGCATTACGATATGGGCTGGAGGTAGAGCAATTAGGAGGTTATCAAATATCAGTCAACGAAATGTGACGATCCCTCTTCTTTTTGTCATTTTATTGGCTAGCAGTGCCTTTGCTAGGAGAGAGAGCATTGATTTACTAAATCAGTATACGAGTCAAATGGGGTTCTACTTTGTTTATCTCTATGTACCATTCTTATTTGTAGTTCAGTATATCAAAAGTAAGGTGGGGAGGTCAGAATGA